The following coding sequences are from one Ooceraea biroi isolate clonal line C1 chromosome 5, Obir_v5.4, whole genome shotgun sequence window:
- the LOC105287490 gene encoding uncharacterized protein LOC105287490 isoform X1, which translates to MLACVYPPENFEVKTVTVKLHHGKSKRKLKPVASVKEKPPSDNTETECSNRGDRAANKLAVGGGGAVLVLSELESMAARQQREIAQQRRLLEQKEARLAVLRGAQEPAQQDRLARLRHKLDQQQSKLNRLRLLRSQTDQSRVNNATLTSDLDCIRALFNEKEKELSLAVAKVEELTRQLEELRGRQNTPVGAGTAGSIGGGLTGTTGNGHLVTPASAELEKLRRELMYRNKMNEQQNQVVSQQRQALAQRQAEMASIDARIAQLQSRLQRKRALNQRLTHQLNSGGGGGGGSGGGGTGGRCVVGGTNNPGFSDTKLDGFGKDIVGGKLRPAGNIAAIEPYSHIPNDNDFNLNKNDPKYQTLPYNTKFTVNFKAIEDDVNKNKIQHSASASQLGQRPAFQQYGHQIVHSQSQSHIQGQSQLLGNNQQQQHNQNLGNQPVSTFQSSCNYNNNNNNNSNNLIGSGTAHSFSPDNLSQGLRLHQNHQQQQQQQHQNGTNQQKQHNVNVAASTTSNLVGITVPSIAQTTQNHRSGLQTGHQKPVSSVAPSFSVKSQIYQTSSTKIHPVMPQTLSLLGRGHNNGTAQNYIGNSQQQQAATQLVQQSNAGNQETVPGYRHGYSNVQQQQQQQFPPNQTANVHASTPAGVYQVQNPPNLVASLHGNATTFGNSVQKYNQSQVPTANDLAQDQNLNGQKIKFESSGKNQEKFEHALLPGNKHEQQQQQQQRYDQNLTGKYEPQQQAKHDAMGNQAKVQHEQHLHKYDPGCQNSQQYGKHEQSQQQQHEGRSSSKYDHNPSQFKHDSSNTGQYKAEYKPEPNKYEGGGQNKFEVSAKYEQNSTGKHVVDHVAAKFEIPVKDRTFEFDGRSATKAGDGDRKNFNELRIEDKTKPALPPKPSKPNPPPRLTHHEKVDVTSSEGINDCKMTNVNLNSRSDKDEDIPPIPTSEPPESPTETQLANHQIIKARPLTLKKVPISEQPKLRYAKSNVHVSINRRIEMPPAFLFPETEIPADLMQTEQQHQQQQQQHQQHIIDTIDNCKSTTISASEDLGDGERLEEADIIDALNVINIEDKSTKMKSDSELTGGGTGGETDIDGSKISEVMRRKKGNLKSSSTGVGGKVNLSRRVSFDPLALLLDASLEGELELVKKTAKEVANPSSANDEGITALHNAICAGHLEIVKFLVEFGCDVNAQDSDGWTPLHCAASCNNLSMVRFLVEHGACIFATTLSDHETAAEKCEEDEEGFDGCSEYLYSVQEKLGIMNNGQVYAVFDYEAQHADELSLKNGDSVVVLRKGDDNEREWWWSKLGHKEGYIPRNLLGLYPRVQPVKTVD; encoded by the exons ATGCTGGCGTGCGTCTATCCGCCGGAAAACTTCGAGGTGAAAACCGTGACGGTGAAGCTGCATCATGGAAAATCGAAGAGAAAGCTCAAGCCCGTCGCGTCCGTGAAGGAAAAACCTCCTTCGGACAACACGGAGACGGAATGCAGCAACCGAGGCGATCGAGCAGCCAACAAG TTAGCAGTGGGCGGGGGTGGTGCTGTGCTGGTGCTCAGCGAGCTTGAAAGCATGGCGGCCAGGCAACAGCGGGAAATCGCCCAGCAAAGGCGCCTCCTGGAGCAGAAAGAGGCCCGCTTAGCCGTGCTTCGAGGCGCACAG GAGCCAGCACAGCAGGACAGACTCGCCAGATTGAGGCATAAACTGGACCAACAGCAAAGCAAGCTGAATCGGTTGCGATTACTCAGATCACAGACGGATCAGTCGCGCGTCAACAATGCAACGTTAA CTTCCGATCTGGACTGCATTAGAGCCCTCTtcaacgaaaaagaaaaggagctCTCCTTGGCTGTAGCAAAAGTCGAGGAGCTGACGCGGCAGCTGGAGGAACTTCGGGGCCGCCAAAACACCCCCGTCGGTGCTGGGACCGCGGGCAGTATCGGGGGTGGTCTCACGGGTACCACTGGCAATGGGCACTTGGTCACCCCAGCCAGCGCCGAGCTGGAGAAGCTCAGGAGGGAGCTTATG TACCGCAACAAGATGAATGAACAACAGAATCAGGTGGTATCCCAACAACGGCAGGCTCTGGCTCAACGACAGGCCGAGATGGCATCGATAGATGCGCGGATAGCTCAACTACAGAGTCGTCTCCAGCGCAAAAGAGCATTAAATCAACGGCTAACACATCAGCTAAATtctggtggcggcggtggcggtggtagCGGCGGTGGTGGTACCGGCGGACGCTGCGTCGTCGGTGGCACCAACAACCCTGGATTTTCGGATACGAAACTCGATGGTTTTGGCAAGGACATCGTCGGCGGCAAACTGCGTCCGGCCGGCAACATCGCCGCGATCGAGCCGTATTCGCATATACCGAACGACAATGATTTCAATCTGAACAAAAACGATCCCAAGTATCAGACACTGCCGTACAACACCAAGTTCACGGTGAACTTCAAGGCCATAGAGGACGACGTGAACAAAAACAAGATACAACACTCGGCGAGCGCGTCCCAGTTGGGACAGCGGCCGGCCTTTCAGCAATACGGACATCAAATCGTTCACAGCCAGTCGCAGTCGCATATTCAGG GTCAGTCGCAGTTATTAGGCAACAatcaacagcagcagcatAATCAAAATCTCGGCAATCAACCCGTATCAACGTTCCAATCGAGTTGCAATTAcaacaataacaacaataataatagtaacaatCTCATCGGTAGCGGTACGGCACACAGCTTCAGCCCAGACAATCTGTCGCAGGGCCTGCGACTTCATCAGAACCatcagcaacaacagcaacagcaacatcAGAATGGCACTAATCAGCAAAAACAGCACAATGTGAATGTTGCCGCGTCGACGACGTCGAATCTCGTCGGGATCACAGTTCCGTCGATTGCGCAAACCACGCAGAACCACCGTAGTGGTTTGCAAACCGGCCATCAGAAACCAGTGTCAAGCGTGGCGCCGAGTTTCTCCGTTAAATCGCAAATTTACCAGACGTCGTCGACCAAAATACATCCGGTCATGCCACAGACATTGAGCCTACTGGGTCGCGGGCACAACAATGGCACGGCGCAGAATTACATCGGCAACAGCCAGCAGCAACAGGCGGCCACACAGCTGGTCCAACAATCTAATGCCGGGAATCAGGAAACCGTGCCAGGCTATCGACATGGCTATTCGAACGttcaacagcaacagcagcaacagttTCCTCCAAATCAGACAGCGAATGTTCACGCTTCCACGCCAGCGGGTGTCTATCAGGTCCAAAATCCACCGAATCTCGTGGCCAGCCTTCATGGTAATGCGACAACCTTCGGCAACTCCGTTCAGAAGTACAATCAATCGCAGGTGCCGACCGCCAATGATCTCGCGCAGGATCAGAATCTGAACGGTCAGAAAATCAAGTTCGAATCTTCGGGCAAGAACCAGGAGAAATTCGAACACGCGTTACTACCTGGCAACAAGCAtgaacagcaacaacagcagcagcaaagaTACGATCAGAATCTCACGGGCAAGTACGAGCCGCAGCAACAAGCCAAGCACGATGCGATGGGCAATCAAGCGAAAGTGCAGCATGAGCAGCATTTGCATAAGTACGATCCCGGTTGCCAGAATTCGCAGCAGTACGGCAAACACGAGCAgtcgcagcagcaacagcacgAGGGAAGATCGTCGAGCAAGTACGATCACAATCCGTCACAGTTCAAGCACGATTCCTCGAACACCGGCCAGTACAAAGCAGAGTACAAGCCGGAGCCGAACAAGTACGAAGGCGGTGGTCAAAATAAGTTTGAAGTGTCTGCTAAGTACGAACAGAACTCCACGGGGAAGCACGTGGTAGATCACGTGGCCGCCAAATTCGAGATCCCCGTGAAGGACAGAACGTTCGAGTTTGATGGCAGATCAGCGACGAAGGCCGGCGACGGCGACAGAAAGAATTTCAATGAATTGCGGATAGAGGATAAAACGAAACCGGCGCTGCCCCCGAAACCGAGCAAACCGAATCCGCCACCGAGATTGACTCATCATGAGAAAGTCGACGTGACGTCGTCCGAAGGGATCAACGACTGTAAGATGACCAACGTGAATCTCAACTCAAG GTCAGACAAGGACGAAGATATACCGCCGATTCCCACATCGGAGCCGCCTGAATCTCCGACAGAAACGCAGCTAGCCAATCATCAAATCATCAAAGCTCGACCGTTGACCCTGAAGAAGGTACCGATCTCGGAGCAGCCGAAGCTGAGGTACGCCAAGTCCAATGTTCACGTGTCGATAAACCGACGGATTGAGATGCCCCCAGCCTTCCTGTTTCCGGAGACGGAAATTCCGGCGGATCTTATGCAGACTGAGCAACAGcatcaacaacaacaacaacagcatcAACAGCACATCATCGACACTATAGACAATTGCAAGAGCACTACTATCTCGGCTAGCGAGGATCTCGGTGACGGCGAGAGGCTGGAGGAGGCCGACATCATTGACGCTCTCAATGTCATCAACATCGAGGACAAGTCAACGAAGATGAAGAGCGATTCGGAGCTGACCGGCGGGGGTACCGGCGGTGAAACGGACATCGATGGAAGCAAGATATCGGAGGTGATGAGAAGGAAGAAGGGTAATCTCAAGTCATCGAGCACGGGCGTCGGTGGCAAGGTGAATCTGTCCAGGCGGGTATCGTTCGATCCGCTGGCACTGCTACTCGACGCCAGCCTCGAGGGCGAGCTCGAGCTCGTAAAAAAGACCGCGAAAGAGGTCGCCAATCCGAGTTCCGCCAACGACGAGGGTATTACCGCTCTGCACAACGCCATATGCGCCGGCCATCTCGAGATCGTCAAATTCCTCGTAGAGTTCGGTTGCGATGTTAACGCCCAGGACAGCGATGGATG GACACCGTTACATTGCGCCGCGAGTTGCAATAATCTATCCATGGTAAGATTCTTGGTGGAACATGGCGCTTGCATCTTCGCGACCACTCTGTCGGATCACGAGACTGCTGCAGAGAAGTGCGAGGAAGACGAGGAGGGATTTGACGGGTGTTCGGAGTATTTGTACA GTGTTCAAGAAAAGTTAGGAATCATGAACAACGGTCAAGTTTACGCGGTCTTCGACTACGAGGCTCAGCATGCCGACGAGCTCTCGTTAAAGAATGGCGACTCTGTGGTCGTGCTTCGGAAAGGCGACGATAACGAACGGGAATGGTGGTGGAGTAAGCTCGGACATAAGGAAGGCTATATACCTCGAAATCTATTGGGG TTGTATCCCAGAGTGCAGCCAGTGAAAACAGTTGATTAA
- the LOC105287490 gene encoding probable basic-leucine zipper transcription factor N isoform X2 produces MREGSGNVADVLAVGGGGAVLVLSELESMAARQQREIAQQRRLLEQKEARLAVLRGAQEPAQQDRLARLRHKLDQQQSKLNRLRLLRSQTDQSRVNNATLTSDLDCIRALFNEKEKELSLAVAKVEELTRQLEELRGRQNTPVGAGTAGSIGGGLTGTTGNGHLVTPASAELEKLRRELMYRNKMNEQQNQVVSQQRQALAQRQAEMASIDARIAQLQSRLQRKRALNQRLTHQLNSGGGGGGGSGGGGTGGRCVVGGTNNPGFSDTKLDGFGKDIVGGKLRPAGNIAAIEPYSHIPNDNDFNLNKNDPKYQTLPYNTKFTVNFKAIEDDVNKNKIQHSASASQLGQRPAFQQYGHQIVHSQSQSHIQGQSQLLGNNQQQQHNQNLGNQPVSTFQSSCNYNNNNNNNSNNLIGSGTAHSFSPDNLSQGLRLHQNHQQQQQQQHQNGTNQQKQHNVNVAASTTSNLVGITVPSIAQTTQNHRSGLQTGHQKPVSSVAPSFSVKSQIYQTSSTKIHPVMPQTLSLLGRGHNNGTAQNYIGNSQQQQAATQLVQQSNAGNQETVPGYRHGYSNVQQQQQQQFPPNQTANVHASTPAGVYQVQNPPNLVASLHGNATTFGNSVQKYNQSQVPTANDLAQDQNLNGQKIKFESSGKNQEKFEHALLPGNKHEQQQQQQQRYDQNLTGKYEPQQQAKHDAMGNQAKVQHEQHLHKYDPGCQNSQQYGKHEQSQQQQHEGRSSSKYDHNPSQFKHDSSNTGQYKAEYKPEPNKYEGGGQNKFEVSAKYEQNSTGKHVVDHVAAKFEIPVKDRTFEFDGRSATKAGDGDRKNFNELRIEDKTKPALPPKPSKPNPPPRLTHHEKVDVTSSEGINDCKMTNVNLNSRSDKDEDIPPIPTSEPPESPTETQLANHQIIKARPLTLKKVPISEQPKLRYAKSNVHVSINRRIEMPPAFLFPETEIPADLMQTEQQHQQQQQQHQQHIIDTIDNCKSTTISASEDLGDGERLEEADIIDALNVINIEDKSTKMKSDSELTGGGTGGETDIDGSKISEVMRRKKGNLKSSSTGVGGKVNLSRRVSFDPLALLLDASLEGELELVKKTAKEVANPSSANDEGITALHNAICAGHLEIVKFLVEFGCDVNAQDSDGWTPLHCAASCNNLSMVRFLVEHGACIFATTLSDHETAAEKCEEDEEGFDGCSEYLYSVQEKLGIMNNGQVYAVFDYEAQHADELSLKNGDSVVVLRKGDDNEREWWWSKLGHKEGYIPRNLLGLYPRVQPVKTVD; encoded by the exons TTAGCAGTGGGCGGGGGTGGTGCTGTGCTGGTGCTCAGCGAGCTTGAAAGCATGGCGGCCAGGCAACAGCGGGAAATCGCCCAGCAAAGGCGCCTCCTGGAGCAGAAAGAGGCCCGCTTAGCCGTGCTTCGAGGCGCACAG GAGCCAGCACAGCAGGACAGACTCGCCAGATTGAGGCATAAACTGGACCAACAGCAAAGCAAGCTGAATCGGTTGCGATTACTCAGATCACAGACGGATCAGTCGCGCGTCAACAATGCAACGTTAA CTTCCGATCTGGACTGCATTAGAGCCCTCTtcaacgaaaaagaaaaggagctCTCCTTGGCTGTAGCAAAAGTCGAGGAGCTGACGCGGCAGCTGGAGGAACTTCGGGGCCGCCAAAACACCCCCGTCGGTGCTGGGACCGCGGGCAGTATCGGGGGTGGTCTCACGGGTACCACTGGCAATGGGCACTTGGTCACCCCAGCCAGCGCCGAGCTGGAGAAGCTCAGGAGGGAGCTTATG TACCGCAACAAGATGAATGAACAACAGAATCAGGTGGTATCCCAACAACGGCAGGCTCTGGCTCAACGACAGGCCGAGATGGCATCGATAGATGCGCGGATAGCTCAACTACAGAGTCGTCTCCAGCGCAAAAGAGCATTAAATCAACGGCTAACACATCAGCTAAATtctggtggcggcggtggcggtggtagCGGCGGTGGTGGTACCGGCGGACGCTGCGTCGTCGGTGGCACCAACAACCCTGGATTTTCGGATACGAAACTCGATGGTTTTGGCAAGGACATCGTCGGCGGCAAACTGCGTCCGGCCGGCAACATCGCCGCGATCGAGCCGTATTCGCATATACCGAACGACAATGATTTCAATCTGAACAAAAACGATCCCAAGTATCAGACACTGCCGTACAACACCAAGTTCACGGTGAACTTCAAGGCCATAGAGGACGACGTGAACAAAAACAAGATACAACACTCGGCGAGCGCGTCCCAGTTGGGACAGCGGCCGGCCTTTCAGCAATACGGACATCAAATCGTTCACAGCCAGTCGCAGTCGCATATTCAGG GTCAGTCGCAGTTATTAGGCAACAatcaacagcagcagcatAATCAAAATCTCGGCAATCAACCCGTATCAACGTTCCAATCGAGTTGCAATTAcaacaataacaacaataataatagtaacaatCTCATCGGTAGCGGTACGGCACACAGCTTCAGCCCAGACAATCTGTCGCAGGGCCTGCGACTTCATCAGAACCatcagcaacaacagcaacagcaacatcAGAATGGCACTAATCAGCAAAAACAGCACAATGTGAATGTTGCCGCGTCGACGACGTCGAATCTCGTCGGGATCACAGTTCCGTCGATTGCGCAAACCACGCAGAACCACCGTAGTGGTTTGCAAACCGGCCATCAGAAACCAGTGTCAAGCGTGGCGCCGAGTTTCTCCGTTAAATCGCAAATTTACCAGACGTCGTCGACCAAAATACATCCGGTCATGCCACAGACATTGAGCCTACTGGGTCGCGGGCACAACAATGGCACGGCGCAGAATTACATCGGCAACAGCCAGCAGCAACAGGCGGCCACACAGCTGGTCCAACAATCTAATGCCGGGAATCAGGAAACCGTGCCAGGCTATCGACATGGCTATTCGAACGttcaacagcaacagcagcaacagttTCCTCCAAATCAGACAGCGAATGTTCACGCTTCCACGCCAGCGGGTGTCTATCAGGTCCAAAATCCACCGAATCTCGTGGCCAGCCTTCATGGTAATGCGACAACCTTCGGCAACTCCGTTCAGAAGTACAATCAATCGCAGGTGCCGACCGCCAATGATCTCGCGCAGGATCAGAATCTGAACGGTCAGAAAATCAAGTTCGAATCTTCGGGCAAGAACCAGGAGAAATTCGAACACGCGTTACTACCTGGCAACAAGCAtgaacagcaacaacagcagcagcaaagaTACGATCAGAATCTCACGGGCAAGTACGAGCCGCAGCAACAAGCCAAGCACGATGCGATGGGCAATCAAGCGAAAGTGCAGCATGAGCAGCATTTGCATAAGTACGATCCCGGTTGCCAGAATTCGCAGCAGTACGGCAAACACGAGCAgtcgcagcagcaacagcacgAGGGAAGATCGTCGAGCAAGTACGATCACAATCCGTCACAGTTCAAGCACGATTCCTCGAACACCGGCCAGTACAAAGCAGAGTACAAGCCGGAGCCGAACAAGTACGAAGGCGGTGGTCAAAATAAGTTTGAAGTGTCTGCTAAGTACGAACAGAACTCCACGGGGAAGCACGTGGTAGATCACGTGGCCGCCAAATTCGAGATCCCCGTGAAGGACAGAACGTTCGAGTTTGATGGCAGATCAGCGACGAAGGCCGGCGACGGCGACAGAAAGAATTTCAATGAATTGCGGATAGAGGATAAAACGAAACCGGCGCTGCCCCCGAAACCGAGCAAACCGAATCCGCCACCGAGATTGACTCATCATGAGAAAGTCGACGTGACGTCGTCCGAAGGGATCAACGACTGTAAGATGACCAACGTGAATCTCAACTCAAG GTCAGACAAGGACGAAGATATACCGCCGATTCCCACATCGGAGCCGCCTGAATCTCCGACAGAAACGCAGCTAGCCAATCATCAAATCATCAAAGCTCGACCGTTGACCCTGAAGAAGGTACCGATCTCGGAGCAGCCGAAGCTGAGGTACGCCAAGTCCAATGTTCACGTGTCGATAAACCGACGGATTGAGATGCCCCCAGCCTTCCTGTTTCCGGAGACGGAAATTCCGGCGGATCTTATGCAGACTGAGCAACAGcatcaacaacaacaacaacagcatcAACAGCACATCATCGACACTATAGACAATTGCAAGAGCACTACTATCTCGGCTAGCGAGGATCTCGGTGACGGCGAGAGGCTGGAGGAGGCCGACATCATTGACGCTCTCAATGTCATCAACATCGAGGACAAGTCAACGAAGATGAAGAGCGATTCGGAGCTGACCGGCGGGGGTACCGGCGGTGAAACGGACATCGATGGAAGCAAGATATCGGAGGTGATGAGAAGGAAGAAGGGTAATCTCAAGTCATCGAGCACGGGCGTCGGTGGCAAGGTGAATCTGTCCAGGCGGGTATCGTTCGATCCGCTGGCACTGCTACTCGACGCCAGCCTCGAGGGCGAGCTCGAGCTCGTAAAAAAGACCGCGAAAGAGGTCGCCAATCCGAGTTCCGCCAACGACGAGGGTATTACCGCTCTGCACAACGCCATATGCGCCGGCCATCTCGAGATCGTCAAATTCCTCGTAGAGTTCGGTTGCGATGTTAACGCCCAGGACAGCGATGGATG GACACCGTTACATTGCGCCGCGAGTTGCAATAATCTATCCATGGTAAGATTCTTGGTGGAACATGGCGCTTGCATCTTCGCGACCACTCTGTCGGATCACGAGACTGCTGCAGAGAAGTGCGAGGAAGACGAGGAGGGATTTGACGGGTGTTCGGAGTATTTGTACA GTGTTCAAGAAAAGTTAGGAATCATGAACAACGGTCAAGTTTACGCGGTCTTCGACTACGAGGCTCAGCATGCCGACGAGCTCTCGTTAAAGAATGGCGACTCTGTGGTCGTGCTTCGGAAAGGCGACGATAACGAACGGGAATGGTGGTGGAGTAAGCTCGGACATAAGGAAGGCTATATACCTCGAAATCTATTGGGG TTGTATCCCAGAGTGCAGCCAGTGAAAACAGTTGATTAA